One Caretta caretta isolate rCarCar2 chromosome 6, rCarCar1.hap1, whole genome shotgun sequence genomic region harbors:
- the TBX6 gene encoding T-box transcription factor TBX6, with protein sequence MYHPSEMFPHFGGSFALRPAAHGGLSAGFPQGQAAQYEAFRCPDLDGVSAAKFEPFCPPLDRAGRLLGPSPAGPPLPLPAPPLPYGGGQQLPPAEPPRLPPSVRMSLENRELWKRFCAVGTEMIITKSGRRMFPQLKVSVAGLDPEAKYLLLVDMVPAGASRYKWQGRHWEASGKAELPPPDRVYIHPDSPASGAHWMRQPVSFHRLKLTNNTLDPHGHLILHSMHRYQPRVHVVGAGGPGGRGGGCASFTFPETAFLTVTAYQSPKITQMKIESNPFAKGFRENGMNSKRERDARIKRKMRGDVAEPTRNEADCKRGPCDSTQGPPPEPPAPPDCSFHPISSSYPPGGNEELGCPLGGVNPSAEAYVQHPAAFHGLQPPQGPAGYASSPCAAPEAAAAPKPVGDPGCPPAKPLPDQSNCRTTSAPPLTYPPYGLDVGCLLGAGLDGPPAPELRFPPFLPCPAPRLYAPPGPPAGYLEGGNKGLF encoded by the exons ATGTACCATCCGTCGGAGATGTTCCCCCACTTCGGGGGGTCCTTCGCGCTGCGCCCCGCTGCCCACGGGGGGCTGTCGGCTGGCTTCCCCCAGGGGCAGGCGGCCCAGTACGAAGCTTTCCGCTGCCCAG ATCTCGACGGCGTCTCAGCCGCCAAGTTCGAGCCCTTCTGCCCCCCATTGGACCGAGCTGGGCGTctcctgggcccctcccctgcggGGCCcccgctgcccctgcctgccccacccctgccctacggGGGCGGGCAGCAGCTGCCCCCGGCCGAGCCGCCCCGGCTGCCCCCCAGCGTGCGGATGAGCCTGGAGAACCGGGAGCTGTGGAAGCGGTTCTGCGCCGTGGGCACCGAGATGATCATCACCAAGTCGGGGCG GCGGATGTTCCCCCAGCTGAAGGTCTCGGTGGCAGGGCTGGACCCCGAGGCGAAGTACCTGCTCCTGGTGGACATGGTGCCGGCTGGGGCCTCACGTTACAAGTGGCAGGGACGGCACTGGGAGGCCAGTGGCAAGGCCGAGCTGCCCCCCCCGGACCGGGTCTACATCCATCCTGACTCCCCGGCCTCGGGCGCCCACTGGATGCGCCAGCCCGTGTCCTTCCATCGCCTCAAGCTGACCAACAACACGCTGGACCCCCACGGCCAC ctgATCCTGCACTCCATGCACCGTTACCAGCCCCGCGTGCACGTGGTGGGAgccggggggccgggggggcgtggggggggctgCGCCTCCTTCACCTTCCCTGAGACGGCCTTCCTCACTGTCACCGCCTACCAGAGCCCCAAG ATCACCCAGATGAAGATTGAGAGTAACCCCTTCGCCAAAGGCTTCCGGGAGAACGGCATGAACAGCAAGAG ggaGCGAGATGCCCGGATCAAGAGGAAGATGAGGGGCGATGTGGCCGAACCTACCAGGAATGAGGCTG ATTGCAAGCGAGGTCCCTGTGACTCCACACAGGgccctcccccagagccaccaGCCCCCCCTGACTGCTCCTTccaccccatctcctcctcctaccCTCCTGGCGGGAATGAGGAGCTGGGGTGCCCCCTAGGGGGGGTGAACCCCAGTGCCGAGGCGTACGTCCAGCATCCAGCCGCCTTCCACggcctgcagcctccccaggggCCCGCTGGCTATGCCAG ctcgCCCTGTGCTGCCCCTGAAGCAGCTGCTGCCCCGAAGCCCGTGGGGGACCCCGGCTGCCCCCCTGCCAAGCCACTCCCTGACCAATCAAACTGCAGAACCACCAGCGCCCCGCCCCTCACCTACCCCCCCTACGGGCTGGATGTCGGCTgcctgctgggggcagggctggacggCCCCCCCGCACCTGAACTCCGCTtcccccccttcctgccctgcccggccccccgCCTCTATGCCCCGCCCGGCCCCCCTGCCGGCTACCTCGAGGGGGGCAACAAGGGCCTCTTCTGA
- the PPP4C gene encoding serine/threonine-protein phosphatase 4 catalytic subunit, with amino-acid sequence MAEISDLDRQIEQLRRCELIKESEVKALCAKAREILVEESNVQRVDSPVTVCGDIHGQFYDLKELFRVGGDVPETNYLFMGDFVDRGFYSVETFLLLLALKVRYPDRITLIRGNHESRQITQVYGFYDECLRKYGSVTVWRYCTEIFDYLSLSAIIDGKIFCVHGGLSPSIQTLDQIRTIDRKQEVPHDGPMCDLLWSDPEDTTGWGVSPRGAGYLFGSDVVAQFNASNDIDMICRAHQLVMEGYKWHFNETVLTVWSAPNYCYRCGNVAAILELDEHLQKEFIIFEAAPQETRGIPSKKPVADYFL; translated from the exons ATGGCCGAGATCAGCGACCTGGACCGGCAGATCGAGCAGCTCCGGCGCTGCGAGCTCATCAAGGAGAGCGAGGTGAAGGCGCTGTGCGCCAAGGCCCG GGAGATCCTGGTGGAGGAAAGCAACGTGCAGCGGGTGGATTCTCCTGTGACA GTGTGTGGGGACATCCACGGTCAGTTCTATGACCTCAAGGAGCTGTTCAGG GTCGGGGGTGACGTCCCGGAGACCAATTACCTCTTTATGGGCGACTTTGTGGATCGAGGCTTCTACAGTGTGGAgaccttcctgctgctgctggcactcAAG gtgcGCTACCCCGACCGCATCACCCTGATCCGGGGCAACCACGAGAGCCGGCAGATCACCCAGGTGTACGGCTTCTACGACGAATGTCTGCGCAAATACGGCTCGGTCACCGTGTGGCGTTACTGCACCGAGATCTTCGACTACCTCAGCCTGTCGGCCATCATTGACGGCAAG ATCTTCTGCGTCCACGGGGGCCTCTCCCCGTCCATCCAGACGCTGGATCAGATCCGTACGATCGACCGcaagcaggaggtgccgcacgaCGGGCCCATGTGTGACCTGCTCTGGTCTGACCCCGAAG ACACGACAGGCTGGGGCGTGAGCCCGCGGGGCGCCGGGTACCTCTTCGGCAGCGACGTGGTGGCCCAGTTCAACGCCTCCAATGACATCGACATGATCTGCCGTGCCCACCAGCTGGTGATGGAGGGTTACAAGTGGCACTTCAATGAGACCGTGCTCACCGTCTGGTCAGCCCCTAACTACTGCTACCG GTGCGGGAACGTGGCCGCCATCCTGGAGCTGGACGAGCACCTGCAGAAGGAATTCATCATCTTTGAAGCTGCCCCCCAGGAAACGCGGGGGATCCCCTCCAAGAAGCCCGTCGCTGACTACTTCCTGTGA